From the genome of Nicotiana sylvestris chromosome 2, ASM39365v2, whole genome shotgun sequence, one region includes:
- the LOC104211639 gene encoding uncharacterized protein At2g34460, chloroplastic-like produces MATATGICFLRTSLFQTFSFTSKPHSVTLFDNKVHSFHLRAANIEGSEIEGKEEVSISEKKRIFVAGATGSTGKRIVEQLLAKGFAVKAGVLDIDKAKSILSGPNPDLQIVKADVTEGSARLADAIGNDSDAVICATGFRRSLDFLAPWKVDNFGTVNLVEACRTLGVKRFILISSILVNGAEMGQLFNPAYVFLNVLGLTLVAKLQAEQYIRRSGINYTIVRPGGLRNDPPQGNIVMEQEDTLYEGSISRDQVAEVAVEALLHPESHYKVVEIVARTDAPKRSFEELFGSIKQH; encoded by the exons ATGGCTACTGCCACTGGTATCTGCTTCCTTAGAACTTCTCTCTTTCAAACTTTTTCTTTTACCTCTAAACCGCACTCTGTTACTCTCTTTGACAACAAAGTTCACTCTTTTCATCTCAGAGCAGCAAAT ATAGAAGGAAGTGAAATTGAAGGTAAAGAGGAAGTGAGTATCAGTGAAAAGAAGAGAATATTTGTTGCAGGTGCAACTGGGAGCACTGGGAAGAGGATTGTTGAGCAGCTTTTGGCTAAGGGTTTTGCTGTCAAGGCCGGGGTTCTTGATATTGATAAGGCTAAATCAATCTTATCGGGTCCAAACCCTGACCTTCAGATT GTTAAAGCGGATGTCACAGAGGGATCAGCAAGGCTAGCTGATGCCATTGGCAATGATTCAGATGCAGTAATATGTGCTACAGGTTTTCGGCGTTCATTGGATTTTCTGGCTCCATGGAAG GTTGATAACTTTGGGACAGTGAACCTTGTTGAAGCATGCCGAACACTTGGTGTTAAAAGATTCATCCTTATTAGCTCCATTCTGGTCAATGGGGCTGAAATGGGCCAATTGTTTAATCCAGCATATGTATTTCTCAATGTTCTTGGATTGACATTGGTAGCAAAACTCCAAGCTGAACAATATATTCGGAGATCTGGGATCAACTACACAATAGTAAGGCCTGGTGGGCTAAGAAATGATCCACCTCAAGGAAACATCGTAATGGAACAAGAG GATACCCTATATGAAGGCTCAATATCTAGAGATCAGGTAGCTGAAGTAGCAGTTGAGGCATTACTCCATCCAGAATCTCATTACAAAGTCGTGGAGATAGTAGCTCGTACTGATGCCCCTAAACGTTCATTCGAGGAACTATTTGGTTCCATAAAACAGCACTAA